In one bacterium genomic region, the following are encoded:
- a CDS encoding RNA polymerase sigma factor, whose amino-acid sequence MATRAKAGFDPDGELAAATAAGDADAFEQLVRKYERPVLSTIYRYVGDRAAAEDVAQEAFLKVWRRAKSFKGRSSFSTWLYRVVVNQCLNFRRKRARAKNVPLDEAIAADGPGLDERLDEARRAAAVRAAVDELPPRQRMALILSKFEGRSYREIAEIMRTSTSSLESLLFRAKRNLKKKLLPLKERWRG is encoded by the coding sequence CGAGCTAAAGCCGGTTTCGACCCCGACGGGGAATTGGCGGCCGCGACCGCCGCGGGCGACGCGGATGCCTTCGAGCAACTCGTCCGGAAGTACGAGCGGCCGGTTTTGAGCACGATCTACCGGTACGTCGGCGACCGCGCCGCGGCCGAGGATGTCGCCCAGGAGGCGTTCCTGAAGGTATGGCGCCGCGCCAAGTCGTTCAAGGGGCGGTCGTCGTTTTCCACCTGGCTCTACCGCGTCGTCGTGAACCAGTGCCTGAACTTCCGCCGGAAGCGCGCCCGGGCGAAGAACGTGCCGCTGGACGAGGCCATCGCCGCCGACGGCCCGGGTTTGGACGAGCGGTTGGACGAAGCGAGAAGGGCCGCGGCGGTACGGGCCGCGGTCGACGAGCTGCCGCCCCGGCAGCGTATGGCGTTGATACTTTCCAAGTTCGAGGGGCGGTCGTACCGGGAGATCGCCGAGATAATGCGGACGTCGACGTCGTCGCTCGAGTCGCTACTCTTCCGGGCGAAACGCAATTTGAAGAAAAAACTACTTCCGCTGAAAGAACGGTGGCGCGGCTAA